Part of the Vagococcus jeotgali genome, CCAGCATTTGAGAAGAGGATGTATTTATACGATAATAAATGGCAAGAAGACATCAACTTACCTGAAAAGGAAAATGGAGTGTTAGAAGATTATAGGCTTGTCATGTATGACACTATAAGTGGTGAAAGATATGGGAATCAGCTGTTTGATGTAGTAAATTAATTGTTATTTTAAACAATACGTTATGATTGAAACTTTCAAAAACTCATGATATACTTTATGAGAATTATTCATAAGGGAGTAACTGGCAGTATACATACTGCGACAACGCCACCATTCTGGAGTAAGAGACTACTTCTGGTGTTGTCTTAATTGGTGAGACTTATGTATGTATAACACATACATAAGTCTCTTTTTATTGAATTTATGTATGCTTAAAAGGAAAGGGGAAAACAAGATGTCAGAACAAAGAAAAAAGCAGCTAAATGATCCATTCTACATTGAATCAGAAGAGGTCGTCTTAGACAAATTAGATACTAGCTCTAAGGGACTATCAACGAAAGAAGCTGAAAAACGATTAAGAGAGTACGGACATAACCAACTATATGAGGGGAAGAAAAAGAGCTTATTTAGTAAATTTTTAGATCAGTTTAAAGATTTTATGATATTGATTTTATTAGCTGCAGCTGTATTATCTTTCTTTATGGGGGATCAAGTTGAGGCGATTATGATTATAGTTGTTGTGTTCATTATGGCAATTTTTGGAGTGGTACAAGAAGCAAAAGCCGAAGAAGCAATTGAAGCACTAAAAGATATGTCCACACCAAATGCTAATGTAAGACGTGATGATACAACAAAAACAATTAAGAGTACAGATTTAGTTCCTGGAGATATTGTCTTACTTGAGGCAGGGGATGTGATCCCTGCTGATATGCGTCTAATTGAAGTGGCATCATTAAAGATAGAAGAAGCAGCGCTTACAGGTGAGTCTGTGCCTGTTGAAAAAGAAGCGATTACTTTAGAAAAACAAGATATCGGTATTGGTGATCGTATTAATATGGCTTATATGAACAGTAATGTAACTTATGGTCGTGGTATTGGTGTTGTTACAGGAACTGGAATGAATACTGAGGTTGGTAAAATTGCTAGCATGTTAGCTCAGTCTGATGAGACTAATACTCCGTTAAAAGAGAATCTAAATAAATTAGGTAAAGTATTATCTATTGTGATTATTATTATCTGTATTATCATGTTTGCAGTTGGTATGTTACGTGGTGGGCATGATTGGATGGAAATGTTATTAACATCTGTATCTTTAGCTGTAGCAGCAATTCCAGAAGGATTACCTGCTATTGTAACGATTATCCTAGCTTTAGGTACTCAAAAAATGGCAAAACGAAATGCTTTAGTTAGAAAGTTACCTGCTGTTGAGACGTTAGGTAGTACTGATATTATTTGTTCTGATAAAACTGGAACATTAACACTTAACCAAATGACAGTTGAGGCTGTTTTTACAAATAATGGTGTGATTGAAGTATCAGAAACAATGCCGGTTGATAATACAACACTTAAAATTATGACTTACTGTAATGATACTAAAATTTCTGATGGAGACGTTTTAATTGGGGATCCAACAGAGACTGCTTTAGTGAAATACGGTATGGATCATGGGTTTGATGTTCAGAAGCAATTAACTAAAGAGCCACGTTTAGCTGAAGTACCATTTGATTCTGAACGTAAATTAATGTCAACGTTCCATAAACTGGATGATGGACGTTACTTTGTAGCTGTTAAAGGTGCTCCTGATGAATTATTAAAACGCTGTGTGTCATATGATGTGAATGGTGTGATTCAGCCAATGGACAAGGCTGAGGAAGATTTGATTTTACAAACTAATACAGGTTTAGCTAAACAAGCTTTACGTGTGTTAGCTATGGCTTATAAGATTGTTGACGAGATTCCAAATGAGTTGTCAAGTGAGAGTGTTGAAACAGATCTGATTTTCTCTGGCTTAGTTGGGATGATTGATCCTGAGAGAAAAGAAGCCGCAGAAGCAGTGCGTGTTGCTAAAGAAGCTGGTATTAGACCGATTATGATTACAGGTGACCACCGCGATACAGCAGAAGCAATTGCAGTACGTTTAGGTATTTTAAAAGAAGGGCAACACAATGCAGTGATTACAGGTGGCGAGCTAAACGAGATGAGTGACGAGCAGTTAGCAAGTGCTATTGAACAATATTCCGTTTATGCTAGGGTGTCACCAGAGCACAAGGTAAGAATTGTAAAAGCATGGCAAAAAGATGGCAAAGTTGTAGCTATGACAGGTGACGGAGTTAATGATGCTCCTGCTCTTAAAACTGCTGATATTGGTATTGGTATGGGAATTACAGGAACTGAAGTCTCAAAAGGTGCCAGTGATATGGTACTGGCTGATGACAATTTCTCAACTATTATTGTGGCTGTTGAAGAAGGTCGTAAAGTTTTCTCAAATATCCAAAAAACTGTACAGTATTTACTTGCAGCCAACTTAGGTGAAGTATTAACGTTATTTATTGCAACGATGATGGGGTGGGATACGCTACTGCCAGTTCATTTATTATGGATTAACGTAGTAACAGATACATTCCCAGCAATTGCTCTAGGTCTTGAGCCAGCTGAAAAAGGTTTAATGAAGTTAAAACCTCGTGGACGTGATTCTGATTTATTCTCTGGTGGTGTGTTGAGTAGTATTATCTATCAAGGTATTTTAGAGGCAGCATTAACGTTAGGTGTTTATTGGTATGCTATTGAGTTTCCAGTCCATACAGGATATGATGCGATTCATGCTGATGCGTTGACAATGTCTTATGCAACACTAGGCTTGATTCAGTTATTCCATGCATTTAACGTGAAATCTGTTCATAAATCAATCTTTACTGTTGGGGTATTTAAAAATAAAATCTTCAACTATGCGATTCTTTTATCATTTGTCCTACTTGCTTCGACCATTGTTATTCCAGGATTTAATGATTTATTTAAAGTAGCTCATTTAGATGGTGCACAGTGGTTGGTAGTCTTAATTGGTTCATTTGCGATTATTCCAATTGTTGAAATCGTAAAATGGGTCCAAAGAAAAACAATTTATAAAGATGCTTAAATCAAAGTAAAAGATAACTACCTAAGAGGTGATGTATTATTCATTTCTTAGGTAGTTTTTTTGATTAATTTACTATTAGGTGAAAAATGACATAAATATTTGTGAAATTATCGTTTTTTACTTTAAATTTATAAATAAAACAGGTAGAATGATAGGGAATGACGAAAAGCGAGGGATTATTTTGAAAAAAGTAAACGTAAGAGAATATTTACAAATCATTAATGATGTTGTGACAGAATCAGAAAGTGTTGGAGAAAAAACAAATGACTCTTTTGAGGCTGTAAGAAATGCTATTGATAACAATACATTATCAGACTTAACTTCAGAAGAATTAACAAAAGTTAAAGCTGCTTTTGCTGAGGGAACTGAGGAGTATCGTGTTGTTGCAAATAGATTAACGCACTCAAAAGCACCTATTCAAGTAATGGGTATCCACAGAAAATTAGAAAAAGCATATGAAGAATATGTTAATGCTTGTCAATTAATGGTGGACTCAATTGATGCAGAAGGTGCAAGTGTTGACATTGACATGTTTAATGAATCAGAACTAAAACAAGATGAGTCAACTGATGTGATTTCATTCTGTATTCAACGTATCACACAACTTGTTATGAAGGGCTAATAACCAGAAGAGAGATGATTAGTCATCTCTTTTTTTTCAAATTTTTTTAAGTTAAAGAGGAGATAGTGATGAAGACACGTCTAGCAATAATATCTGATTTAGATAGATTAAATATGATTCAATATGAAGCTGCTAATCGCATAAAAGAAACAGGATCAACCCAGTGGGCTACTGTTTTACTTGGTGAAGAAAAAGCTAATTTAAAGAAACAAGTAGAACAAGGGCATGTCTGGGTGATTGAGGAGAATGAGACTATATTAGGTTTATTATATTTATATGACACACCAAATACTTGGGATAGAATGCTTTGGGAGAATCAAGAACTTATACCAGGTGCTTGTTACCTACATAAACTAGCTTTATCTAATGAAGCTGTTGGTAAAGGAGTTGCTGATGAATTTCTTCATCAAACCATGACATATGTTCATAATAACAATCAAGTCATTTGTTTAGATTGTATGGCTCAAAAGGAAATGCTATCTAAACTTTACGAGCGAGTAGGGTTTGAATTTATAGCCAGTGTCCCTGTTACAAATGATGAGTTTAATAAGGAGCTATTTAATTTATATAGATTTCCTTAAATTGCAAAACCAGTGAGGAGGCTCATAGTATGAGTCAAAAGAAAATGTTACCAGGGTTAACAGAAGA contains:
- a CDS encoding cation-translocating P-type ATPase — translated: MSEQRKKQLNDPFYIESEEVVLDKLDTSSKGLSTKEAEKRLREYGHNQLYEGKKKSLFSKFLDQFKDFMILILLAAAVLSFFMGDQVEAIMIIVVVFIMAIFGVVQEAKAEEAIEALKDMSTPNANVRRDDTTKTIKSTDLVPGDIVLLEAGDVIPADMRLIEVASLKIEEAALTGESVPVEKEAITLEKQDIGIGDRINMAYMNSNVTYGRGIGVVTGTGMNTEVGKIASMLAQSDETNTPLKENLNKLGKVLSIVIIIICIIMFAVGMLRGGHDWMEMLLTSVSLAVAAIPEGLPAIVTIILALGTQKMAKRNALVRKLPAVETLGSTDIICSDKTGTLTLNQMTVEAVFTNNGVIEVSETMPVDNTTLKIMTYCNDTKISDGDVLIGDPTETALVKYGMDHGFDVQKQLTKEPRLAEVPFDSERKLMSTFHKLDDGRYFVAVKGAPDELLKRCVSYDVNGVIQPMDKAEEDLILQTNTGLAKQALRVLAMAYKIVDEIPNELSSESVETDLIFSGLVGMIDPERKEAAEAVRVAKEAGIRPIMITGDHRDTAEAIAVRLGILKEGQHNAVITGGELNEMSDEQLASAIEQYSVYARVSPEHKVRIVKAWQKDGKVVAMTGDGVNDAPALKTADIGIGMGITGTEVSKGASDMVLADDNFSTIIVAVEEGRKVFSNIQKTVQYLLAANLGEVLTLFIATMMGWDTLLPVHLLWINVVTDTFPAIALGLEPAEKGLMKLKPRGRDSDLFSGGVLSSIIYQGILEAALTLGVYWYAIEFPVHTGYDAIHADALTMSYATLGLIQLFHAFNVKSVHKSIFTVGVFKNKIFNYAILLSFVLLASTIVIPGFNDLFKVAHLDGAQWLVVLIGSFAIIPIVEIVKWVQRKTIYKDA
- a CDS encoding GNAT family N-acetyltransferase, with amino-acid sequence MKTRLAIISDLDRLNMIQYEAANRIKETGSTQWATVLLGEEKANLKKQVEQGHVWVIEENETILGLLYLYDTPNTWDRMLWENQELIPGACYLHKLALSNEAVGKGVADEFLHQTMTYVHNNNQVICLDCMAQKEMLSKLYERVGFEFIASVPVTNDEFNKELFNLYRFP